The Streptomyces sp. WZ-12 genome segment CCCGTGCGTTATGCGTGGTGCGTTGGGTTGACTGTGAACTGACTGGAGGGGCGGTCGTCATGAACATCCCTGGTCCTGAGGTCCGGGCGGATGGTGGGGCGGGCGCCATCGCGGCCGCGGGCGGACTGCACACGTACCAACTCCAACTGCACGCCGACCACGGGCCCGTCGTGCGGTTCCCACTCCCGGGCGCGGGTGAGGCGGTGTCGATCGCCGATCCGGTGTTGTTGGAGGCCGTGGCGGGCATCGACGAGCGGCCGGAGCGGCTGTTCGCGTTCCTGGACCCGCTCTGCGAGGCGGGCAACCTCCAGGTGATGCCGGCCGAGGAGCACGGGCCGTGGCGGCAACTGCTGCTGTCCGTACTGGCCGGACGGCCGTCCCACGAGCGGCACTTCGCGCAGTTCACGGAGTTGGTGACGGTGCTCGCGGATCGTTGGGCGGAGCAGGCCGAGGAGGTCGAGCCGGCTGGGGGAGCTGTCGAACTCGACCAACCCGACGGCGTCCAGCGGGCGTCCGTCGCGTTGCAGAAGGACCTCACGGCGCTGTCGCTGCGCATGATCGGTGGGTATGCGCTGGGTGGCGAAGTGGCCGATCCGAACGGCGTGGTCGCCGCGTTCGAGGACGTACTCACCGCCCACCTGGGGCGGCTCTACGACGCGCCGCCCGCGGCCGTGCAAGCCGCGCGCGACGCACGGGCCGACGCCGCCCTGGCCCATCTACGCGCCACCGTCGACGAGTTGGTCGGCGCGCACCGCTCCGACGGCCGCACGGACCGGAGCGATCTCATCGGCGCGCTCGTGGCGGCCGGCGAGCGGCCCGCGCGCATCCGCGACACCGTCATGGTGACGATGCTGGCCGCCCACCACACGACCGGGGTGGCGGTGTCCTGGACCCTGCACCTGCTCGGCCAGCACCCCGACGTCGCCGAACGGGTCGCCGACGAACTGGACCAGGTGCTCGGCACGCGCCCCGCACCCGACTACGCCGATCTGCGCCGACTCCGCTACCTGGACATGACGCTCAAGGAAGCGATGCGGCTCTATCCGCCCGGCCCGTATGGCGCGCGGGAGACGTCCGAAGCCCTCGTGGTGGGCGACTACGAGATCCCGGCCGGGACGACGGTCTTCTGTCCGTTCTGGGCCGTGCACATGAACCCCGACTACTGGCCCGAGCCGGAGCGGTTCCGGCCCGAGCGCTTCACGCCGGAAGAGGCGGCCGGGCGGCCGAGGCTGGCGTACATCCCGTTCGGCTTCGGGCCGCGAAGCTGTGAGGGCGCCGGACTGGCCACGGTCGAGGCCGAGTTGATGCTCGCCGTCCTGCTCAAGCGCTTCCGCTTCCGGCCCGTACCGGGGCACGAGGTGACGCCGATCGAACGGTTCGTCCTGTGGGCGGCCGACGACATCCGCATGACGGTGAGCCTGCGGGGTTAGCTCCCGACCGCCGGGGAGGGGGAACGGGGCGCGCGCCCCCAGCCCCCTCGCCTCTTTCGGCTGTCTCTATTCTTCTCTCAACTCCCTTTCCAGTAAGGAGATTTGATGCTCTTGCCTCGACGTCGCCTCAGACGGATATGTGCCGTCGCGGGGGTGTGCACGCTCGCGCTCACGGGACTCTCCGTCCCGGCCGCCGCCGATCCGGGGCCCCGGGTGCGCGTGGAAGTCCCCGGCCCGGCGCCCGATGACCCGGCGGCCGCCGACGGTCCGGCCGGATCTGGCTATCGCTACGTTCCCCGCAGCTTCCCCCGCGCTCCCGCCGCCAGTCTGACCCCCGTCGGCCTGACCGCCGCCGCGCAGGGCGCCGACGGTCAGGTCACCAAGGTCATCGACAACGGCGACCCCAAGGACCGGCTCGACGTCGTCGTGGTCGGCGACGGCTACACCGCGGACCAACTCGACCAGTTCCACACCGACGCCAAGCAGAAGTGGCACGACTTCCTCGGCGTGGAGCCGTACCGGACCTACCAGAAGCTCTTCAATGTCTGGACCGTCGACGCGGTCTCCCAAGACAGCGGGGTCAGCGGGGATCCCGGCAAGGACGTGGTCCGCAACACGGCACTCGGCGCGCACTTCTGGTGCGACGGCACCGAGCGCCTGCTCTGCATCGACCAATCGAAGGTCGACTCCTACGTCGCCAAGGCACCGCAGGCCGACCTGGTGATCGTGCTCGCCAACAGCGCGAAGTACGGCGGCGCCGGCTACAACGAGGCCAGCCCGACGCTCGGTTACGAAGGCATCGCCACCGCCTCCGCGCACGACGAGGCGTCCAGTCAGGTCGCCGTCCACGAGACCGGCCACTCCCTCGGCAAACTGGCCGACGAGTACTCCTACCCGGGCGT includes the following:
- a CDS encoding cytochrome P450 yields the protein MNIPGPEVRADGGAGAIAAAGGLHTYQLQLHADHGPVVRFPLPGAGEAVSIADPVLLEAVAGIDERPERLFAFLDPLCEAGNLQVMPAEEHGPWRQLLLSVLAGRPSHERHFAQFTELVTVLADRWAEQAEEVEPAGGAVELDQPDGVQRASVALQKDLTALSLRMIGGYALGGEVADPNGVVAAFEDVLTAHLGRLYDAPPAAVQAARDARADAALAHLRATVDELVGAHRSDGRTDRSDLIGALVAAGERPARIRDTVMVTMLAAHHTTGVAVSWTLHLLGQHPDVAERVADELDQVLGTRPAPDYADLRRLRYLDMTLKEAMRLYPPGPYGARETSEALVVGDYEIPAGTTVFCPFWAVHMNPDYWPEPERFRPERFTPEEAAGRPRLAYIPFGFGPRSCEGAGLATVEAELMLAVLLKRFRFRPVPGHEVTPIERFVLWAADDIRMTVSLRG
- a CDS encoding M64 family metallopeptidase, whose amino-acid sequence is MLLPRRRLRRICAVAGVCTLALTGLSVPAAADPGPRVRVEVPGPAPDDPAAADGPAGSGYRYVPRSFPRAPAASLTPVGLTAAAQGADGQVTKVIDNGDPKDRLDVVVVGDGYTADQLDQFHTDAKQKWHDFLGVEPYRTYQKLFNVWTVDAVSQDSGVSGDPGKDVVRNTALGAHFWCDGTERLLCIDQSKVDSYVAKAPQADLVIVLANSAKYGGAGYNEASPTLGYEGIATASAHDEASSQVAVHETGHSLGKLADEYSYPGVPEYQQYTGPEKPESNSSVLNAGAMAAGRTKWYRWLGAASPDGGTVGAFEGGNYYVKGLYRPTADSLMRTLGRPFNLPGAEAMIAGFYRHASPAAPVDRTQRGSTTASLALPRAGDVAHGEVLVRWYLDGRELRGYRDRDRVTLRQLAVGRGRHRLTATVTDATSAVRDPAVRAKLTGSTGWTVQHGTGSATDLASRIVATPDAAAVPGRAGR